The Streptomyces spororaveus genome includes a region encoding these proteins:
- the gap gene encoding type I glyceraldehyde-3-phosphate dehydrogenase gives MTIRVGINGFGRIGRNYFRALLEQGADIEIVGVNDLTDNATLVHLLKYDTILGRLKAEVSHTDDTITVGGNTFKTFAERDPANLPWGELGADIVIESTGIFTKKADAAKHIAAGAKKVLISAPAKDEDITIVMGVNQDKYDAANHHVISNASCTTNCVAPMAKVLDENFGIVKGMMTTVHAYTNDQRILDFPHSDLRRARAAAENIIPTSTGAAKATALVLPQLKGKLDGIAMRVPVPTGSVTDLVLELSRETTVEEINAAFQKASEGQLKGILDYTEDAIVSSDIVNWPASCTFDSSLTMVQDGTQVKVVGWYDNEWGYSNRLVDLTVFVGGQL, from the coding sequence GTGACGATCCGCGTAGGCATCAATGGTTTTGGCCGAATTGGCCGTAACTACTTTCGGGCGCTCCTGGAGCAGGGAGCGGACATCGAGATCGTCGGTGTCAACGACCTGACTGACAACGCCACCCTGGTGCACCTTCTCAAGTACGACACCATCCTGGGCCGCCTCAAGGCCGAGGTCTCCCACACCGACGACACCATCACGGTCGGTGGCAACACCTTCAAGACCTTTGCCGAGCGCGACCCCGCGAACCTGCCCTGGGGCGAGCTGGGCGCCGACATCGTCATCGAGTCGACCGGCATCTTCACGAAGAAGGCCGACGCCGCCAAGCACATCGCGGCCGGCGCGAAGAAGGTCCTCATCTCGGCTCCGGCCAAGGACGAGGACATCACCATCGTGATGGGCGTCAACCAGGACAAGTACGACGCGGCCAACCACCACGTCATCTCCAACGCCTCGTGCACCACCAACTGTGTGGCGCCGATGGCCAAGGTCCTCGACGAGAACTTCGGCATCGTCAAGGGCATGATGACGACGGTCCACGCCTACACCAACGACCAGCGCATCCTGGACTTCCCGCACTCGGACCTGCGCCGCGCCCGCGCCGCCGCCGAGAACATCATCCCGACCTCCACCGGTGCCGCGAAGGCCACCGCGCTGGTCCTCCCGCAGCTCAAGGGCAAGCTCGACGGCATCGCCATGCGCGTGCCGGTCCCGACCGGTTCGGTCACCGACCTGGTCCTGGAGCTCTCCCGCGAGACCACGGTGGAAGAGATCAACGCGGCCTTCCAGAAGGCTTCGGAGGGGCAGCTCAAGGGCATCCTCGACTACACCGAGGACGCGATCGTCTCCTCCGACATCGTGAACTGGCCCGCGTCCTGCACCTTCGACTCCTCCCTGACCATGGTTCAGGACGGTACGCAGGTCAAGGTCGTCGGCTGGTACGACAACGAGTGGGGCTACTCCAACCGTCTCGTCGACCTCACCGTCTTCGTCGGCGGTCAGCTCTAA
- a CDS encoding phosphoglycerate kinase → MKTIDELLAEGVKGKRVFVRADLNVPLAEGTITDDGRIRAVQPTIAKLAEAGARVIVASHLGRPKGAGVEPAFSLAPAATRLGELLGADVAFATDTVGSSAKETVAALADGQVAVIENLRFNAGETSKDDAERGAFADQLAELADIYVGDGFGAVHRKHASVFDLPARLPQAAGYLIATEVGVLKKLTAEVERPYVVVLGGAKVSDKLAVIDELLGKADRILIGGGMAYTFLYAKGYEVGISLLQKDQVEVVKEYMKRAEETGVELVLPVDVLVSAEFPDLKGKTPADFTVVDADKIPADKEGLDIGPKTRELYASKIADAKTVFWNGPVGVFEHPDYAGGTTAVAQALLDSSAFTVVGGGDSAAAVRILGFDENAFGHISTGGGASLEYLEGKTLPGLAALEG, encoded by the coding sequence ATGAAGACGATCGATGAACTGCTCGCCGAAGGCGTCAAGGGCAAGCGGGTCTTCGTCCGCGCGGACCTGAACGTCCCGCTGGCCGAGGGCACCATCACCGACGACGGCCGCATCCGCGCCGTCCAGCCCACCATCGCGAAGCTCGCCGAGGCCGGCGCCCGCGTCATCGTGGCCTCGCACCTGGGCCGTCCCAAGGGCGCCGGTGTCGAGCCGGCGTTCTCGCTCGCGCCCGCCGCCACGCGCCTCGGCGAACTGCTCGGTGCCGACGTGGCCTTCGCCACCGACACCGTCGGCTCCTCCGCCAAGGAGACCGTCGCGGCCCTCGCCGACGGCCAGGTCGCCGTCATCGAGAACCTGCGGTTCAACGCCGGTGAGACCTCGAAGGACGACGCCGAGCGCGGCGCCTTCGCGGACCAGCTCGCGGAGCTCGCCGACATCTACGTGGGCGACGGCTTCGGCGCCGTGCACCGCAAGCACGCCTCGGTCTTCGACCTCCCGGCCCGCCTCCCGCAGGCCGCCGGCTACCTCATCGCCACCGAGGTCGGCGTCCTGAAGAAGCTGACCGCCGAGGTCGAGCGCCCGTACGTGGTGGTCCTCGGCGGCGCCAAGGTCTCCGACAAGCTCGCCGTCATCGACGAGCTGCTCGGCAAGGCCGACCGCATCCTCATCGGCGGCGGCATGGCCTACACCTTCCTCTACGCCAAGGGCTACGAGGTCGGCATCTCCCTGCTCCAGAAGGACCAGGTGGAGGTCGTCAAGGAGTACATGAAGCGCGCCGAGGAGACCGGGGTCGAGCTGGTCCTCCCGGTCGACGTCCTGGTCTCCGCGGAGTTCCCGGACCTCAAGGGCAAGACCCCGGCCGACTTCACGGTCGTCGACGCGGACAAGATCCCCGCCGACAAGGAGGGCCTGGACATCGGCCCCAAGACGCGTGAGCTGTACGCGTCGAAGATCGCCGACGCGAAGACCGTCTTCTGGAACGGCCCGGTCGGCGTCTTCGAGCACCCCGACTACGCCGGGGGCACCACGGCCGTCGCCCAGGCCCTGCTCGACAGCAGCGCCTTCACCGTCGTCGGCGGTGGCGACAGCGCCGCCGCGGTCCGCATCCTGGGCTTCGACGAGAATGCATTCGGCCACATCTCGACCGGTGGCGGCGCCTCCCTCGAATACCTTGAGGGCAAGACGCTCCCCGGCCTCGCCGCCCTGGAGGGCTGA
- the tpiA gene encoding triose-phosphate isomerase: MTTRTPLMAGNWKMNLNHLEAIAHVQKLAFALTDKDYDAVEVAVLPPFVDLRSVQTLVDGDKLKIKYGAQDISAHDSGAYTGEISGPMLSKLKCTYVAVGHSERRQYHGESDEICNAKVKAAFRHGITPILCVGEGLDVRKAGQQVPYTLSQLDGGLEGVPADQVESIVIAYEPVWAIGTGEVATPDDAQEVCGAIRGRLAELYSQELADKVRIQYGGSVKSGNIAAIMAQPDVDGALIGGAALDAEEFVKIVRFRDQ; the protein is encoded by the coding sequence ATGACCACGCGCACCCCGCTCATGGCGGGCAACTGGAAGATGAACCTCAACCACCTCGAGGCCATCGCCCACGTCCAGAAGCTCGCCTTCGCCCTCACCGACAAGGACTACGACGCCGTCGAGGTCGCGGTCCTGCCGCCCTTCGTCGACCTGCGCTCGGTCCAGACCCTGGTCGACGGCGACAAGCTGAAGATCAAGTACGGCGCCCAGGACATCTCCGCGCACGACTCCGGTGCCTACACCGGTGAGATCTCCGGCCCGATGCTGTCGAAGCTGAAGTGCACGTACGTGGCCGTCGGCCACAGCGAGCGCCGCCAGTACCACGGCGAGAGCGACGAGATCTGCAACGCCAAGGTCAAGGCCGCCTTCCGGCACGGGATCACCCCGATCCTGTGCGTCGGAGAGGGCCTGGACGTCCGCAAGGCCGGCCAGCAGGTCCCGTACACGCTGAGCCAGCTCGACGGCGGCCTGGAAGGCGTCCCGGCCGACCAGGTCGAGTCCATCGTGATCGCCTACGAGCCCGTCTGGGCCATCGGGACCGGCGAGGTCGCCACCCCCGACGACGCCCAGGAGGTCTGCGGGGCGATCCGCGGCCGTCTCGCCGAGCTGTACTCGCAGGAGCTGGCCGACAAGGTCCGCATCCAGTACGGCGGCTCCGTGAAGTCCGGGAACATCGCGGCGATCATGGCTCAGCCCGACGTCGACGGCGCCCTGATCGGCGGCGCGGCACTGGACGCGGAAGAGTTCGTCAAGATCGTCCGCTTCCGCGACCAGTGA
- the secG gene encoding preprotein translocase subunit SecG yields the protein MGFSIALIVFSALLMLLVLMHKGKGGGLSDMFGGGMQSSVGGSSVAERNLDRITVVVGLLWFACIVALGLLMKASS from the coding sequence ATGGGGTTCTCGATCGCCCTGATCGTCTTCAGCGCCCTGCTGATGCTGCTCGTGCTGATGCACAAGGGCAAGGGCGGCGGCCTCTCCGACATGTTCGGCGGCGGTATGCAGTCGTCGGTCGGCGGTTCCTCCGTCGCGGAGCGCAACCTGGACCGCATCACCGTGGTCGTCGGTCTGCTGTGGTTCGCGTGCATCGTCGCGCTCGGCCTGCTGATGAAGGCGAGCAGCTGA
- a CDS encoding RNA polymerase-binding protein RbpA — MASGNAIRGSRVGAGPMGEAERGESAPRLRISFWCSNGHETQPSFASDAQVPDTWDCPRCGFPAGQDRDNPPAPPRTEPYKTHLAYVRERRSDADGEAILAEALAKLRGEI, encoded by the coding sequence GTGGCAAGTGGCAACGCGATCCGTGGTAGCCGGGTCGGAGCGGGGCCGATGGGTGAGGCAGAGCGCGGCGAGTCCGCGCCCCGCCTGCGCATCTCCTTCTGGTGCTCGAACGGGCACGAGACGCAGCCGAGCTTCGCCAGCGACGCGCAGGTGCCGGACACCTGGGACTGCCCGCGCTGCGGGTTCCCGGCCGGCCAGGACCGGGACAACCCGCCCGCGCCGCCGCGCACCGAGCCGTACAAGACACACCTGGCGTACGTACGGGAACGGCGCTCGGACGCCGACGGCGAGGCGATCCTCGCCGAGGCGCTCGCCAAACTCCGAGGCGAGATCTGA
- the pgi gene encoding glucose-6-phosphate isomerase — protein MNAGSRTKLTRTPEWLALGKHREEFGQTHLRELFEENPGRGAGYTLQVGDLHIDYSKHLVTDETLALLHELADATGVAELREAMFRGEKINTTEDRAVLHTALRAPADAVVEVDGANVVPEVHAVLDKMAAFSDQIRSGAWTGFTGKRIRNVVNIGIGGSDLGPAMAYEALRAFTDRDLTVRFVSNVDGADLHEAVRDLDPAETLFIIASKTFTTIETITNATSARGWLLAGLGGDQAAVARHFVALSTNAEKVTEFGIDPANMFEFWDWVGGRYSFDSAIGLSLMIAIGPDAFRELLGGFHAMDEHFRTAPAHENAPLLMGLLGIWYGAFFDAQSHAVLPYSHYLSRFTAYLQQLDMESNGKSVDRDGNPVEWQTGPVVWGTPGTNGQHAYYQLIHQGTKVIPADFIGFARPVAELEAAPAAQHDLLMANFFAQTQALAFGKTADEVRAEGAPESLVPHKTFHGNHPTTTILAGELSPAVLGQLIALYEHKVFVQGAVWNIDSFDQWGVELGKVLAKRVEPALSEGADVPGLDASTKALVATYRKLRGRS, from the coding sequence ATGAACGCAGGCAGCCGTACGAAGCTGACCCGGACGCCCGAGTGGCTGGCACTGGGCAAGCACCGGGAGGAGTTCGGGCAGACGCATCTGCGGGAACTGTTCGAGGAGAATCCCGGCCGCGGCGCCGGCTACACCCTGCAGGTCGGAGACCTGCACATCGACTACTCGAAGCACCTCGTCACCGACGAGACGCTCGCGCTGCTCCACGAGCTGGCCGACGCCACGGGCGTCGCCGAGCTGCGCGAGGCGATGTTCCGCGGCGAGAAGATCAACACGACCGAGGACCGGGCGGTGCTGCACACCGCCCTGCGCGCGCCGGCGGACGCGGTCGTCGAGGTGGACGGCGCGAACGTCGTCCCCGAGGTGCACGCCGTCCTCGACAAGATGGCGGCCTTCTCCGACCAGATCCGGTCGGGAGCGTGGACCGGCTTCACCGGCAAGCGCATCCGCAACGTCGTCAACATCGGCATCGGCGGCTCCGACCTCGGCCCGGCCATGGCGTACGAGGCCCTGCGCGCCTTCACCGACCGCGATCTGACGGTGCGGTTCGTCTCCAACGTCGACGGCGCGGACCTGCACGAGGCCGTGCGGGACCTGGACCCGGCCGAGACGCTGTTCATCATCGCCTCCAAGACCTTCACCACCATCGAGACCATCACCAACGCCACCTCGGCGCGCGGTTGGCTGCTCGCCGGGCTGGGCGGTGACCAGGCCGCCGTGGCCCGGCACTTCGTGGCGCTGTCCACCAACGCCGAGAAGGTCACCGAGTTCGGCATCGATCCGGCCAACATGTTCGAGTTCTGGGACTGGGTCGGCGGACGCTACTCCTTCGACTCCGCCATCGGCCTCTCGCTGATGATCGCGATCGGCCCGGACGCCTTCCGGGAGCTGCTCGGCGGCTTCCACGCCATGGACGAGCACTTCCGCACGGCGCCCGCGCACGAGAACGCGCCGCTGCTGATGGGCCTGTTGGGGATCTGGTACGGCGCCTTCTTCGACGCCCAGTCGCACGCGGTGCTCCCGTACAGCCACTACCTCTCGCGGTTCACGGCGTACTTGCAGCAGCTCGACATGGAGTCCAACGGCAAGTCCGTGGACCGCGATGGCAATCCGGTGGAGTGGCAGACGGGCCCGGTGGTCTGGGGCACGCCCGGCACCAACGGGCAGCACGCCTACTACCAGCTGATCCACCAGGGCACGAAGGTGATCCCCGCGGACTTCATCGGCTTCGCCCGGCCGGTGGCGGAGCTGGAGGCGGCCCCGGCGGCCCAGCACGACCTGCTGATGGCGAACTTCTTCGCGCAGACCCAGGCGCTGGCCTTCGGCAAGACGGCGGACGAGGTGCGGGCCGAGGGCGCCCCGGAGTCACTGGTCCCGCACAAGACCTTCCACGGGAACCACCCCACGACCACCATCCTGGCGGGGGAGCTCTCCCCGGCGGTGCTGGGCCAGCTGATCGCGCTCTACGAGCACAAGGTGTTCGTCCAGGGCGCGGTGTGGAACATCGACTCCTTCGACCAGTGGGGCGTCGAGCTCGGCAAGGTGCTCGCCAAGCGCGTCGAGCCCGCTCTGAGCGAGGGCGCGGACGTGCCGGGGCTGGACGCCTCGACCAAGGCCCTGGTGGCCACCTACCGGAAGCTGCGCGGCCGTAGCTGA
- the pgl gene encoding 6-phosphogluconolactonase, which translates to MTAPQVVVHRDKELMAQATAARLITKIVDAQTARGTASVVLTGGRNGNGLLAALAAAPARDAIDWSRLDLWWGDERYVPADDPERNHTQAREALLDAVPVDPARVHVMPASDGPYGGDVDAAAAAYAAELAKAAGPEDHGPVPTFDVLMLGVGPDTHVASLFPEHPAARETERTVVGVHGAPKPPPTRISLTLPAIRAAREVWLLAAGEDKAGAVSLALGGAGEVQAPAAAAYGRSRTLWLLDRAAAAKLPTGMYPPASS; encoded by the coding sequence ATGACGGCTCCCCAGGTCGTCGTCCACCGGGACAAGGAACTGATGGCGCAGGCCACCGCGGCCCGGCTCATCACGAAGATCGTGGACGCGCAGACGGCCCGCGGCACCGCGTCCGTCGTCCTCACCGGCGGACGCAACGGCAACGGCCTGCTCGCGGCACTGGCCGCCGCCCCGGCGCGGGACGCGATCGACTGGTCCCGGCTGGACCTGTGGTGGGGCGACGAGCGGTACGTCCCCGCCGACGACCCCGAGCGCAACCACACCCAGGCCCGCGAGGCCCTCCTGGACGCGGTCCCGGTGGACCCCGCCCGTGTCCACGTGATGCCCGCCTCGGACGGCCCGTACGGGGGCGACGTGGACGCTGCGGCGGCCGCCTACGCGGCCGAGCTGGCCAAGGCCGCCGGTCCGGAGGACCACGGTCCGGTCCCCACCTTCGACGTGCTGATGCTGGGCGTGGGCCCGGACACCCACGTGGCCTCGCTGTTCCCGGAGCACCCGGCGGCCCGCGAGACCGAGCGCACGGTCGTCGGCGTGCACGGCGCGCCGAAGCCCCCGCCCACCCGGATCTCGCTCACCCTCCCGGCGATCCGGGCGGCCCGTGAGGTGTGGCTGCTGGCCGCGGGTGAGGACAAGGCCGGGGCGGTCTCCCTGGCCCTCGGCGGCGCGGGCGAGGTCCAGGCTCCCGCGGCGGCGGCGTACGGCCGCTCCCGCACCCTGTGGCTCCTGGACCGCGCGGCGGCGGCCAAGCTCCCGACCGGGATGTACCCCCCGGCCTCCTCCTGA
- the opcA gene encoding glucose-6-phosphate dehydrogenase assembly protein OpcA, whose protein sequence is MKIDLTETNSSKINAAMVQARRDIGTPAIGMVLTLVIVTDEENAYDALKSANDASHEHPSRIVVVIKRASRSPRSRRDARLDAEVRVGADSGSGETVVLRLHGELVDHAQSVVLPLLLPDAPVVVWWPDGAPADLAGDPLGALGQRRITDTYSCEDPIRALGGRAGAYSPGDTDLSWTRITPWRSMLAAALDQQALSVASATVEGEDENPSCELLAMWLADRLQVPVKRTLSSGPGLTAVRLSTKDGDIVLDRADGALATLCMPGQPDRAVALKRRDTAELLAEELRRLDPDNTYEASLKFGVARLEASATPAEPEAPAKAEAAAPAKAEPSKPAAKPTKKAPAK, encoded by the coding sequence ATGAAGATCGACCTCACGGAGACCAACTCCAGCAAGATCAACGCCGCGATGGTGCAGGCACGCCGGGACATCGGCACGCCGGCCATCGGCATGGTCCTCACGCTGGTGATCGTGACCGACGAGGAGAACGCGTACGACGCGCTCAAGTCGGCGAACGACGCGTCCCACGAACACCCCTCGCGGATCGTCGTCGTCATCAAGCGGGCCAGCCGCTCGCCACGCAGCCGCCGCGACGCCCGGCTCGACGCGGAAGTCCGCGTCGGGGCGGACTCCGGCAGCGGTGAAACGGTTGTGCTCCGCCTTCACGGCGAACTGGTCGACCACGCCCAGTCGGTGGTTCTCCCGCTGCTCCTGCCGGACGCCCCCGTGGTCGTCTGGTGGCCGGACGGTGCCCCCGCGGACCTGGCGGGCGATCCGCTGGGTGCGCTGGGACAGCGCCGGATCACGGACACGTACTCCTGCGAGGACCCGATCAGGGCGCTCGGCGGCCGGGCGGGGGCGTACTCCCCCGGGGACACGGACCTGTCGTGGACCCGCATCACCCCGTGGCGCTCCATGCTGGCGGCCGCACTGGACCAGCAGGCCCTGTCGGTCGCCTCGGCGACCGTCGAGGGCGAGGACGAGAACCCGAGCTGCGAACTGCTGGCCATGTGGCTGGCGGACCGGCTCCAGGTCCCCGTCAAGCGCACGCTGTCGTCGGGCCCGGGCCTGACGGCCGTACGCCTGTCCACCAAGGACGGCGACATCGTCCTGGACCGGGCGGACGGCGCGCTGGCCACGCTCTGCATGCCGGGGCAGCCCGACCGTGCGGTGGCGCTCAAGCGCCGCGACACGGCCGAGCTCCTGGCGGAGGAGCTGCGCAGGCTGGACCCGGACAACACGTACGAGGCCTCGCTGAAGTTCGGCGTGGCGCGGCTGGAGGCGTCGGCGACCCCGGCGGAGCCCGAGGCTCCCGCCAAGGCCGAGGCCGCCGCTCCGGCCAAGGCCGAGCCCTCGAAGCCGGCGGCCAAGCCGACGAAGAAGGCCCCGGCCAAGTAA
- the zwf gene encoding glucose-6-phosphate dehydrogenase: MSVNGANPLRDAQDRRLPRIAGPSGLVIFGVTGDLSRKKLMPAVYDLANRGLLPPGFSLIGFARREWQDEDFAQVVHDAVKEHSRTPFREEVWQQLVQGCRFVSGDFDDDAAFETLKATIEELDKAQGTGGNFAFYLSVPPKFFPKVVQQLKDHGLAQKEGSWRRAVIEKPFGHDLKSAEELNKVVHEVFPRDEVFRIDHYLGKETVQNILALRFANTMFEPIWNRSYVDHVQITMAEDIGIGGRAGYYDGIGAARDVIQNHLLQLLALTAMEEPGSFHPKALVAEKLKVLTAVELPEDLGKHTVRGQYSAAWQGGEKVVGYLEEDGIDPKSKTDTYAAIRLEINNRRWAGVPFYLRTGKRLGRRVTEIAVVFKRAPYLPFESGATEELGQNALVIRVQPDEGVTVRFGSKVPGTSMEVRDVTMDFAYGESFTESSPEAYERLILDVLLGDANLFPRHQEVELSWNILDPIEEYWDKHGKPAQYPSGTWGPVEADEMLARDGRSWRRP, translated from the coding sequence TTGTCTGTAAACGGAGCGAACCCGCTTCGTGACGCACAGGACCGGCGGCTCCCGCGTATCGCGGGGCCGTCCGGCCTGGTCATTTTCGGCGTTACGGGTGACCTGTCGCGCAAGAAGCTGATGCCTGCCGTCTACGACCTGGCCAACAGAGGCCTGCTCCCACCGGGCTTCTCGCTGATCGGGTTCGCCCGCCGCGAGTGGCAGGACGAGGACTTCGCGCAGGTGGTCCACGACGCCGTCAAGGAGCACTCCCGGACGCCCTTCCGCGAGGAAGTGTGGCAGCAGCTCGTACAGGGCTGCCGTTTCGTCTCGGGCGACTTCGACGACGACGCCGCCTTCGAGACGCTGAAGGCGACCATAGAGGAGCTGGACAAGGCGCAGGGCACGGGCGGCAACTTCGCCTTCTACCTGTCCGTCCCGCCGAAGTTCTTCCCGAAGGTGGTCCAGCAGCTCAAGGACCACGGGCTGGCGCAGAAGGAGGGCTCCTGGCGGCGTGCCGTCATCGAGAAGCCCTTCGGACACGACCTGAAGAGCGCCGAGGAACTGAACAAGGTCGTCCACGAGGTCTTCCCGCGTGACGAGGTCTTCCGGATCGACCACTACCTCGGCAAGGAGACCGTCCAGAACATCCTGGCGCTCCGCTTCGCCAACACCATGTTCGAGCCGATCTGGAACCGGTCGTACGTCGACCACGTGCAGATCACCATGGCCGAGGACATCGGCATCGGCGGCCGGGCGGGCTACTACGACGGCATCGGCGCGGCCCGTGACGTCATCCAGAACCACCTGCTGCAGCTGCTCGCGCTGACCGCGATGGAGGAGCCGGGCTCCTTCCACCCCAAGGCGCTGGTGGCCGAGAAGCTCAAGGTGCTGACCGCCGTGGAGCTGCCGGAGGACCTGGGCAAGCACACCGTGCGCGGCCAGTACTCGGCGGCCTGGCAGGGCGGCGAGAAGGTCGTCGGGTACCTCGAAGAGGACGGCATCGACCCCAAGTCGAAGACCGACACCTACGCGGCCATCCGCCTGGAGATCAACAACCGCCGCTGGGCGGGCGTCCCGTTCTACCTGCGGACGGGCAAGCGCCTGGGCCGCCGGGTGACCGAGATCGCGGTCGTCTTCAAGCGGGCCCCGTACCTGCCGTTCGAGTCGGGCGCGACCGAGGAGCTGGGGCAGAACGCCCTGGTCATCCGGGTCCAGCCGGACGAGGGCGTGACGGTCCGCTTCGGCTCCAAGGTCCCGGGCACCTCCATGGAGGTCCGGGACGTCACGATGGACTTCGCCTACGGCGAGTCCTTCACGGAGTCGAGCCCCGAGGCGTACGAGCGGCTGATCCTCGACGTGCTCCTCGGCGACGCGAACCTCTTCCCGCGTCACCAGGAAGTCGAACTGTCCTGGAACATCCTCGACCCGATCGAGGAGTACTGGGACAAGCACGGCAAGCCCGCGCAGTACCCGTCGGGCACCTGGGGGCCGGTCGAGGCGGACGAGATGCTCGCACGAGACGGACGGAGCTGGCGCCGGCCATGA
- the tal gene encoding transaldolase, with protein MTDALKRLSDEGVAIWLDDLSRKRITSGNLAELIDQSHVVGVTTNPAIFQKAISGGEGYEQQLTDLATRKVTVEEALRMITTADVRDAADILRPVYDRTDGQDGRVSIEVDPRLAHNTPATIAEAKQLAWLVDRPNTLIKIPATKAGLPAITEVIGKGISVNVTLIFSLERYREVMDAYLSGLEKAKAAGLDLSLIHSVASFFVSRVDSEIDKRLDAVGTDEAKALKGKAALANARLAYEAYEEVFASERWAALERLGANKQRALWASTGVKDPAYKDTLYVDDLVAPNTVNTMPEATLEATADHGQITGDTVRGTYGQARAELDAVAKLGISYDDVVQLLEDEGVEKFEASWNDLLKSTEAELERLAPTEA; from the coding sequence ATGACAGACGCACTCAAGCGCCTCTCCGACGAAGGCGTCGCGATCTGGCTGGACGACCTGTCCCGCAAGCGCATCACGTCCGGCAACCTGGCCGAGCTCATCGACCAGTCGCACGTGGTCGGTGTCACCACCAACCCGGCGATCTTCCAGAAGGCCATCAGCGGCGGCGAGGGCTACGAGCAGCAGCTCACCGACCTCGCGACCCGCAAGGTCACCGTGGAAGAGGCCCTGCGCATGATCACGACGGCGGACGTCAGGGACGCCGCCGACATCCTGCGCCCGGTCTACGACCGCACCGACGGCCAGGACGGCCGCGTGTCGATCGAGGTCGACCCGCGCCTGGCGCACAACACCCCGGCGACCATCGCCGAGGCCAAGCAGCTCGCCTGGCTGGTGGACCGCCCGAACACGCTCATCAAGATCCCGGCGACCAAGGCCGGCCTGCCGGCGATCACCGAGGTCATCGGCAAGGGCATCAGCGTCAACGTCACGCTGATCTTCTCGCTGGAGCGCTACCGCGAGGTCATGGACGCGTACCTGTCGGGTCTGGAGAAGGCCAAGGCCGCCGGCCTGGACCTCTCGCTGATCCACTCGGTCGCCTCCTTCTTCGTGTCCCGTGTGGACTCGGAGATCGACAAGCGCCTGGACGCGGTCGGCACCGACGAGGCGAAGGCCCTCAAGGGCAAGGCGGCGCTCGCCAACGCCCGTCTGGCCTACGAGGCCTACGAGGAGGTCTTCGCCTCGGAGCGCTGGGCCGCCCTGGAGCGTCTCGGCGCCAACAAGCAGCGTGCGCTGTGGGCCTCGACCGGCGTCAAGGACCCTGCGTACAAGGACACCCTGTACGTGGACGACCTGGTCGCCCCGAACACGGTGAACACCATGCCGGAGGCCACCCTGGAGGCCACCGCCGACCACGGGCAGATCACGGGCGACACCGTGCGCGGCACCTACGGGCAGGCGCGCGCCGAGCTCGACGCGGTCGCGAAGCTGGGCATCTCGTACGACGATGTGGTGCAGCTGCTCGAGGACGAGGGCGTCGAGAAGTTCGAGGCGTCCTGGAACGACCTGCTGAAGTCGACCGAGGCGGAGCTTGAGCGCCTCGCCCCCACGGAGGCCTGA